One region of Gossypium raimondii isolate GPD5lz chromosome 6, ASM2569854v1, whole genome shotgun sequence genomic DNA includes:
- the LOC105774077 gene encoding dihydroceramide fatty acyl 2-hydroxylase FAH1, translated as MAGKEFTVNLNKPLVFQVGHLGEAYQEWVHTPIVTDESPRFFKSDFMEILTRTVWWVVPLIWVPVAMWFISVSYTMGHTLPQVILMSVVGSFIWTFLEYCFHRFLFHIETKSYWANTFHYLIHGCHHKHPMDGLRLVIPPAEAAILAIMFWNLYGILFTISTRPALFGGGLIGYVIYDMIHFYVHHGQPTKQSIKKLKKYHLNHHFRIQNKGFGITTTLWDRVFGTLPKTKADKKSG; from the exons ATGGCTGGAAAGGAGTTCACTGTTAATCTGAACAAACCCCTTGTCTtccag GTTGGTCACCTTGGAGAAGCTTACCAGGAATGGGTTCATACACCTATTGTGACAGATGAAAGTCCTCGCTTTTTCAAGAGTGATTTCATGGAG ATCCTGACTCGGACAGTGTGGTGGGTGGTACCATTGATATGGGTGCCGGTTGCAATGTGGTTCATCTCAGTCTCGTACACAATGGGTCATACACTTCCCCAAGTTATTTTAATGTCTGTTGTTGGAAGTTTCATTTGGACATTCTTGGAATACTGTTTCCACCGTTTCCTTTTCCACATTGAAACAAAGAGTTACTG GGCAAACACTTTTCACTATCTAATCCATGGCTGCCACCATAAGCACCCTATGGATGGGCTAAGGCTTGTGATTCCACCTGCAGAAGCTGCTATACTAGCTATaatg TTTTGGAACTTGTATGGGATTTTATTCACTATCTCCACAAGACCTGCATTATTTGGAGGTGGACTAATTGGATATgtgatatatgatatgatacATTTCTATGTGCACCATGGCCAGCCTACCAAACAATCTATCAAAAAACTTAAG AAATATCACTTGAACCATCACTTTAGGATTCAAAACAAGGGCTTTGGCATAACTACAACATTGTGGGACAGAGTTTTTGGAACCCTTCCAAAGACCAAAGCAGACAAGAAGAGTGgatag